A genomic stretch from Thermodesulfovibrionales bacterium includes:
- a CDS encoding 4Fe-4S binding protein, whose translation MTCYWGAISRVEKPDGRYEYVVDDNKCIACGFCVGICPCGVWEMVENV comes from the coding sequence ATGACCTGCTATTGGGGTGCCATAAGTAGAGTGGAAAAACCTGATGGAAGATATGAATATGTGGTAGATGACAACAAATGCATTGCCTGTGGATTCTGCGTAGGAATTTGTCCATGTGGTGTATGGGAGATGGTAGAGA